One genomic window of Halorubrum hochsteinianum includes the following:
- a CDS encoding A/G-specific adenine glycosylase produces the protein MTDSDAAAADASDDSEAASGGDHEADGGGTDGGSGDAPGLPADLGAVRGALVDWYEADHRDFPWRRTEDAYEILVSEVMSQQTQLDRVVPAWEDFLDEWPTTADLAAADRADVVAFWSDHSLGYNNRAKYLHEAAGQVESEYGGAFPETPDELQELMGVGPYTANAVASFAFDNGDAVVDTNVKRVLYRAFAEIHNADDPDYETVANALMPAGESRIWNNAIMELGGVACGKKPRCDEASCPWREWCHAYQTGDFTAPDVPTQPSFEGSRRQFRGRIVRLLGEHDEMDLDTLGHRIRVDYTPDGEHGREWLRGLLSDLADDGLVKIEEEDTQIIARLQ, from the coding sequence ATGACCGATTCGGACGCCGCGGCCGCGGACGCGAGCGACGACTCCGAGGCCGCCTCGGGCGGCGACCACGAGGCGGACGGCGGGGGGACAGACGGCGGCAGCGGGGACGCGCCGGGCCTCCCGGCCGACCTCGGCGCGGTCCGCGGCGCGCTCGTCGACTGGTACGAGGCCGACCACCGGGACTTCCCGTGGCGGCGCACGGAGGACGCCTACGAGATCCTCGTCAGCGAGGTGATGAGCCAGCAGACCCAGCTCGACCGGGTCGTGCCGGCGTGGGAGGACTTCCTCGACGAGTGGCCGACGACCGCCGACCTCGCGGCGGCCGACCGCGCCGACGTGGTCGCCTTCTGGTCCGACCACTCGCTGGGGTACAACAACCGCGCGAAGTACCTCCACGAGGCGGCGGGTCAGGTCGAGTCCGAGTACGGCGGCGCGTTCCCGGAGACGCCTGACGAGCTACAGGAACTGATGGGCGTCGGCCCGTACACCGCCAACGCGGTGGCGTCGTTCGCGTTCGACAACGGCGACGCGGTCGTCGACACCAACGTGAAGCGGGTGCTGTACCGCGCGTTTGCAGAAATCCATAATGCGGACGATCCGGACTACGAAACCGTTGCGAACGCCCTTATGCCGGCCGGAGAGTCCCGAATCTGGAACAACGCGATTATGGAACTCGGCGGCGTCGCCTGCGGGAAGAAACCACGGTGTGACGAGGCAAGTTGCCCGTGGCGTGAGTGGTGTCACGCGTACCAGACCGGCGACTTTACCGCGCCTGACGTGCCAACCCAACCGAGCTTCGAGGGAAGCCGTCGCCAGTTCCGGGGTCGGATCGTTCGACTTCTCGGCGAACACGACGAGATGGATCTGGACACGCTTGGTCATCGGATCCGAGTGGATTACACTCCCGATGGGGAGCACGGGCGAGAGTGGCTGCGTGGTCTCCTTTCCGACCTCGCTGACGACGGTCTCGTCAAGATCGAGGAAGAAGACACTCAGATAATTGCTCGCCTCCAGTAG
- a CDS encoding DUF7384 family protein yields MTFDDLFDRAAAVGGDVDEADVRRALDEVRSTATADAEDDESGGDSGSDAGDGAGDGAVADPLDPEPARVVVDAGALAADLLVGGAARDTLDRLRSHAWTTLVASDRLLDDAEAVIAALADPELAADWRAVVEAWREPVAQPAGDHPALASAYRGGAMQVVSLDPALTGPRAAAGLRDRLPVSVREPRAFATVFDPAKLYPEAVGGEYPGPDRDPRTAAPTRADRDQHR; encoded by the coding sequence ATGACCTTCGACGACCTGTTCGACCGCGCGGCAGCGGTCGGCGGCGACGTCGACGAGGCGGACGTGCGACGCGCGCTCGACGAGGTGCGCTCGACGGCGACCGCGGACGCCGAGGACGACGAGAGCGGCGGCGACAGCGGGAGCGACGCGGGGGACGGGGCGGGCGACGGCGCGGTCGCCGATCCCCTCGATCCGGAGCCGGCCCGCGTCGTCGTCGACGCGGGCGCGCTCGCCGCGGACCTCCTCGTCGGCGGGGCCGCCCGCGACACCCTCGATCGCCTCCGGTCGCACGCGTGGACGACCCTCGTCGCCAGCGACCGGCTGCTCGACGACGCCGAGGCGGTGATCGCGGCGCTCGCGGACCCCGAACTGGCGGCCGACTGGCGCGCGGTCGTCGAGGCGTGGCGCGAGCCGGTCGCCCAGCCGGCGGGCGATCACCCCGCGCTGGCGTCCGCGTACCGGGGCGGCGCGATGCAGGTCGTGAGCCTCGACCCCGCGCTGACCGGGCCGCGGGCCGCCGCCGGGCTGCGCGACCGCCTGCCCGTGAGCGTCCGGGAGCCGCGGGCGTTCGCGACGGTGTTCGACCCGGCGAAGCTCTACCCGGAGGCGGTCGGCGGGGAGTACCCCGGTCCCGACCGCGACCCGCGAACGGCCGCGCCGACCCGCGCCGACCGGGACCAGCACCGATAA
- a CDS encoding carbon-nitrogen hydrolase family protein, with protein MSDRPPDDPTVAVPQTPVDDLDVEANVDRFRSRAAALPPSVDLVVFPEYALTGFAADERLRTAALPRAEALDRLEAVAAAADAAVIAGYAEREGETVYNASAYVPPPDRPPTEDRGSGSVYRKRHLWDEEGEWVEPGEERVVVETAAGSTGLLTCYDLNFVAESAWFAERAVDALAVVGAWPADHAANWRLLLRARALDGVRWVVGAGRTGTAGGERAPADAAYAGNSLVARPDGAVAAELDRGATTLTATLDRDTLATQRDLVGAVDDA; from the coding sequence GTGAGCGACCGACCACCAGACGACCCGACCGTCGCCGTCCCGCAGACGCCGGTCGACGACCTCGACGTTGAGGCGAACGTCGACCGGTTCCGGAGCCGCGCCGCCGCGCTCCCCCCGTCCGTCGACCTCGTCGTCTTCCCCGAGTACGCGCTCACGGGGTTCGCGGCCGACGAGCGCCTCCGGACGGCCGCGCTCCCGCGGGCCGAGGCGCTCGACCGGCTCGAAGCGGTCGCGGCCGCCGCCGACGCGGCCGTGATCGCGGGGTACGCGGAGCGCGAGGGGGAGACCGTGTACAACGCGAGCGCGTACGTCCCGCCCCCGGACCGGCCCCCGACCGAGGACCGTGGATCGGGCTCCGTCTACCGCAAGCGACACCTGTGGGACGAGGAGGGCGAGTGGGTCGAGCCGGGCGAGGAGCGCGTCGTCGTCGAGACCGCCGCCGGCTCGACCGGCCTGCTGACCTGTTACGACCTCAACTTCGTCGCGGAGAGCGCGTGGTTCGCCGAGCGCGCGGTCGACGCGCTCGCCGTCGTCGGGGCGTGGCCCGCGGACCACGCCGCGAACTGGAGGCTCCTCCTCCGGGCCCGCGCGCTCGACGGCGTCAGGTGGGTCGTCGGTGCCGGTCGGACCGGGACCGCGGGCGGCGAGCGCGCCCCCGCCGACGCCGCGTACGCCGGCAACTCCCTCGTCGCCCGACCGGACGGGGCGGTCGCGGCCGAACTGGACCGGGGGGCGACGACGCTGACCGCGACGCTCGACCGCGACACGCTCGCGACGCAGCGGGACCTCGTCGGGGCCGTGGACGACGCGTAG
- the dpsA gene encoding DNA starvation/stationary phase protection protein DpsA yields MSTQKQARQRYGDVHESEALRVPEEKAEQLVDALNSDLAATYVLYHQIKKHHWLVEGAEFLGIHEYLGEVAADLEEGADVLAERAQALGGVPLSGGANYEEHAPVTPEDADAYDIRTSLEHDLEIFGDITEQLREHVQLANNLGDYNTEEQLREILETVEEHGHHIEHYLEDDTLVTSETLE; encoded by the coding sequence ATGAGTACCCAGAAGCAGGCCCGTCAGCGGTACGGCGACGTTCACGAGAGCGAAGCGCTCCGCGTCCCCGAGGAGAAGGCCGAACAGCTCGTCGACGCGCTCAACAGCGATCTGGCGGCGACGTACGTGCTCTACCACCAGATCAAAAAGCACCACTGGCTCGTCGAGGGCGCTGAGTTCCTCGGCATCCACGAGTACCTCGGCGAGGTCGCGGCCGACCTCGAGGAGGGCGCTGACGTGCTCGCGGAGCGCGCGCAGGCGCTCGGCGGCGTGCCCCTCTCCGGCGGCGCGAACTACGAGGAACACGCGCCGGTGACTCCCGAGGACGCCGACGCCTACGACATCCGCACGTCGCTGGAACACGACCTCGAGATCTTCGGCGACATCACCGAGCAGCTCCGCGAGCACGTCCAGCTCGCCAACAACCTCGGCGACTACAACACCGAGGAACAGCTCCGCGAGATCCTCGAGACCGTCGAGGAACACGGTCACCACATCGAGCACTACCTCGAAGATGACACGCTCGTCACGAGCGAAACGCTCGAATAG
- a CDS encoding DUF1684 domain-containing protein, protein MSDDYAERLRANRREKDEFFAEHQQSPIPPEQRDEFDGLNYFEPDPTYRVEATVTVHDEPEPVEMETTASNPVRYLRVVTFAFEVGGEEHTLAGYRQEGDDGAIFVPFRDKTTGQQTYHQGRYMELAPERDLSDGDTVTVDFNLAYSPFCAYSETFSCPLPPEENWLEIVIPAGERTPDLD, encoded by the coding sequence ATGAGCGACGACTACGCCGAGCGGCTCCGCGCGAACCGCCGGGAGAAAGATGAGTTCTTCGCCGAGCACCAGCAGTCGCCGATCCCGCCGGAGCAGCGCGACGAGTTCGACGGGCTCAATTACTTCGAGCCGGACCCGACCTACCGCGTGGAGGCGACCGTCACCGTCCACGACGAGCCGGAGCCGGTCGAGATGGAGACGACCGCGAGCAACCCGGTCCGGTACCTCCGGGTCGTCACCTTCGCGTTCGAGGTCGGCGGCGAGGAACACACGCTCGCGGGGTACCGACAGGAGGGCGACGACGGGGCGATCTTCGTCCCCTTCCGCGACAAGACGACGGGGCAGCAGACCTACCATCAGGGTCGGTACATGGAGCTCGCGCCCGAGCGGGACCTCTCCGACGGCGACACCGTCACCGTCGACTTCAACCTCGCGTACAGCCCCTTCTGCGCGTACAGCGAGACGTTCTCCTGTCCGCTCCCGCCGGAGGAGAACTGGCTGGAGATCGTGATCCCCGCCGGCGAGCGGACGCCGGACCTCGATTAA
- a CDS encoding helix-turn-helix domain-containing protein: MSDAREELSRRIAGEITLSDDPGATLRKWRTDFDVSQTELADQLGVSSSVISDYESGRRESPGIGVVRRTVDGLLDIDERRGGGRLRQHARVLSAGFESDIVHDLREYSTAVPLEEFYEAMGATEIVRGDHDHVNGHTVIDSIQAITRLSSEEFYRLYGQSTNRALVFTRVTRGESPLVALRVVSPTPNAVVLHGIEDGDLWDHAADLARVDGVSLATSNRDLDDCLADLQAL, encoded by the coding sequence ATGAGCGACGCACGCGAGGAGCTCTCCCGCCGGATCGCCGGCGAGATAACGCTCAGCGACGACCCGGGGGCGACCCTCCGGAAGTGGCGGACCGACTTCGACGTCTCCCAGACCGAGCTGGCCGACCAGCTCGGCGTCTCCTCGTCGGTCATCTCCGACTACGAGAGCGGTCGCCGCGAGAGCCCCGGGATCGGGGTCGTGCGCCGGACCGTCGACGGCCTCCTCGACATCGACGAGCGGCGCGGCGGCGGGCGGCTCCGGCAGCACGCCCGGGTGCTCTCGGCCGGGTTCGAGAGCGACATCGTCCACGACCTCCGCGAGTACTCGACGGCGGTCCCCCTAGAGGAGTTCTACGAGGCGATGGGCGCGACGGAGATCGTCCGCGGCGACCACGACCACGTGAACGGTCACACCGTCATCGACTCGATCCAGGCGATCACGCGACTCTCCAGCGAGGAGTTCTACCGGCTGTACGGCCAGTCGACGAACCGCGCGCTCGTGTTCACGCGGGTGACCCGCGGCGAGTCTCCGCTCGTCGCGCTCCGCGTCGTCAGCCCGACGCCGAACGCAGTCGTCCTCCACGGCATCGAGGACGGCGACCTGTGGGACCACGCGGCCGATCTCGCCCGCGTCGACGGCGTGTCGCTGGCGACCTCCAACCGCGACCTCGACGACTGCCTCGCGGACCTCCAAGCGCTGTAA
- a CDS encoding DUF7521 family protein, producing the protein MNPYIDLTIIAAKTAILVLGGSITYYALRAYDRTGDRSLRELGVGFGIVTVGALLGGVSHQIIGADLAVGIAVDGLLTAVGFGVIVYSLYLE; encoded by the coding sequence ATGAATCCGTACATCGACCTGACTATCATCGCCGCAAAGACAGCCATCCTGGTGCTCGGTGGCAGTATCACCTACTACGCGCTCCGCGCGTACGACCGGACCGGAGACCGGTCGCTGCGGGAGCTCGGCGTCGGCTTCGGCATCGTCACCGTGGGGGCGCTGCTGGGCGGCGTCTCCCACCAGATCATCGGAGCCGACCTCGCGGTCGGGATCGCCGTCGACGGCCTCCTCACGGCCGTGGGGTTCGGCGTCATCGTCTACTCGCTGTACCTGGAGTGA
- a CDS encoding ArsR/SmtB family transcription factor, whose product MVRDPSRDPEPPSVDEVLDALADDAARRIVAALTEPKTASELSEECDIPLSTTYRKLEMLTDASLLSESTDIRRDGQHTTRYSVSFDAVTVSVDDGAENDEDRREFDVEFSRPERTRDERLADLWSELREET is encoded by the coding sequence ATGGTGCGGGACCCGTCGCGAGACCCGGAGCCGCCGTCGGTCGACGAGGTGCTCGACGCGCTGGCCGACGACGCGGCCCGTCGGATCGTCGCGGCGCTCACCGAGCCGAAGACCGCGAGCGAGCTCTCCGAGGAGTGCGACATCCCCCTGTCGACGACCTACCGGAAACTGGAGATGCTCACCGACGCCTCCCTGCTGTCGGAGTCGACCGACATCCGACGGGACGGGCAACACACGACGCGGTACTCGGTGTCGTTCGACGCCGTCACCGTCTCCGTCGACGACGGCGCGGAGAACGACGAGGACCGCCGCGAGTTCGACGTGGAGTTCTCCCGGCCGGAACGGACCCGAGACGAGCGACTGGCAGACCTGTGGTCTGAGCTACGAGAGGAAACATGA
- a CDS encoding potassium channel family protein: MDSWKRRVVLYVAFLGVVITFTALTYRWGMRVFESDPRTLIESFQFAIEMFTTTGFGGDSSDWQTQEMHAFIAVMDLVGMVLLIGALPVVATPLLESAFSTTVPRSLQDDATGHVVVCSDTTRSDALLDEFESEGVPYVVVEPDPDRALALYEDGHRAIRADPETTAGLEGAGLGSARALVTDVSDRVDASIVLAAKELSTDVRVISVVEDPSRERYHRLAGADEVLSPRSLLGESLASKVTTAVRTDLDEAVAIGESLRIAEVSVHHGSGLAGSTLAGSRIGERTGVDVIGAWFNGAFEAAPSPDATLSAGTVLLVSGTEGQVERLVDLTNSAARRFGAGETIVVGHGQVGKSVSNALEAADLPVTVVDREDGEAVDVVGDATDPETLRAAGVADAQTVVLALPDDATAEFATLVVRDLAPNVELLARVADPESVPKMHRAGADYVLSLSLVTGRMSASAVLTDRDVLSLDTHVEVVRSETPTLVGRTIGEASVRERTGCTVIAIERGDELVTDVGPETRIERGDELVVAGTDEGVRAFERAFA; the protein is encoded by the coding sequence ATGGACTCGTGGAAGCGTCGCGTGGTGTTGTACGTCGCGTTCCTCGGCGTCGTGATCACGTTCACCGCGCTCACCTACCGATGGGGGATGCGCGTGTTCGAGAGCGACCCGCGCACGCTGATCGAGTCGTTCCAGTTCGCGATCGAAATGTTCACGACGACCGGCTTCGGCGGAGACTCTTCCGACTGGCAGACCCAGGAGATGCACGCGTTCATCGCCGTGATGGACTTGGTCGGCATGGTGCTTCTCATCGGCGCGCTGCCGGTCGTCGCCACGCCGCTCCTCGAATCCGCGTTCTCCACGACCGTCCCCCGATCGCTTCAGGACGACGCGACGGGGCACGTCGTGGTCTGTTCCGACACCACGCGCTCCGACGCGCTGCTCGACGAGTTCGAGTCCGAGGGCGTCCCGTACGTGGTCGTCGAGCCCGACCCCGACCGCGCGCTGGCGCTGTACGAAGACGGCCACAGGGCGATCCGCGCGGACCCCGAGACGACCGCGGGGCTGGAAGGGGCCGGCCTGGGGTCGGCCCGTGCGCTGGTCACCGACGTCTCCGACCGCGTGGACGCGAGCATCGTCCTCGCCGCGAAGGAGCTGTCGACCGACGTCCGCGTCATAAGCGTCGTCGAAGACCCGAGCCGCGAGCGGTACCACCGGCTCGCCGGGGCCGACGAGGTGCTCTCCCCGCGGTCGCTGCTCGGCGAGAGCCTCGCCTCGAAGGTGACGACGGCCGTGCGGACCGACCTCGACGAGGCGGTGGCGATCGGCGAGTCGCTCCGGATCGCGGAGGTGTCGGTCCACCACGGGAGCGGCCTGGCGGGGTCGACGCTCGCCGGCAGCCGGATCGGCGAGCGGACCGGCGTCGACGTGATCGGCGCGTGGTTCAACGGGGCGTTCGAGGCGGCACCGTCGCCGGACGCGACGCTGTCGGCCGGCACCGTCCTGCTCGTGTCCGGGACCGAGGGACAGGTGGAGCGGCTCGTCGACCTGACCAACTCCGCGGCGCGGCGGTTCGGCGCGGGCGAGACGATCGTTGTCGGCCACGGGCAGGTCGGGAAGTCCGTCTCCAACGCGCTCGAGGCCGCCGACCTCCCCGTCACCGTCGTCGACCGGGAGGACGGCGAGGCGGTCGACGTCGTCGGCGACGCGACCGACCCGGAGACGCTGCGGGCGGCCGGGGTCGCCGACGCCCAGACCGTCGTCCTCGCGCTCCCGGACGACGCGACCGCCGAGTTCGCGACGCTCGTGGTCCGCGATCTCGCGCCGAACGTGGAGCTACTGGCGCGGGTCGCGGACCCGGAGAGCGTGCCGAAGATGCACCGCGCCGGCGCGGACTACGTCCTCTCCCTCTCGCTCGTGACCGGGCGGATGTCGGCGTCGGCGGTCCTCACCGACCGGGACGTGCTCTCCTTGGACACGCACGTCGAGGTCGTCAGGAGCGAGACGCCGACGCTGGTCGGCCGGACCATCGGAGAGGCCTCCGTCCGCGAGCGGACCGGCTGTACCGTCATCGCGATCGAGCGGGGCGACGAGCTCGTCACCGACGTGGGCCCGGAGACCCGGATCGAGCGGGGCGATGAGCTCGTCGTCGCGGGCACCGACGAGGGCGTCCGGGCGTTCGAGCGCGCGTTCGCCTGA
- a CDS encoding 30S ribosomal protein S8e: protein MKDQGRSTRKRTGGRLKHASNKKRHQLGREPAETTVGETRLQYIDARGTDKKVRALSTNVAQVADGGEVSEAEIENVVDNPANVNYARRNIVTKGAVIETSAGRARVTSRPGQTGQVNAVLLD, encoded by the coding sequence ATGAAAGACCAGGGACGCTCCACGCGCAAGCGCACCGGCGGCCGACTCAAGCACGCCTCGAACAAGAAGCGCCACCAGCTCGGCCGCGAGCCGGCCGAGACCACGGTCGGCGAGACGCGCCTCCAGTACATCGACGCCCGCGGCACGGACAAGAAGGTCCGCGCGCTCTCGACGAACGTCGCGCAGGTCGCCGACGGCGGCGAGGTCAGCGAGGCCGAGATCGAGAACGTCGTCGACAACCCCGCGAACGTCAACTACGCCCGCCGGAACATCGTCACCAAGGGCGCGGTCATCGAGACGTCCGCCGGCCGCGCGCGCGTCACCTCGCGACCCGGCCAGACCGGTCAGGTCAACGCGGTCCTGCTCGACTGA
- the rnhB gene encoding ribonuclease HII, whose product MYLGVDEAGKGPALGPMVAAAVIAAPSSLPADVDDSKRIAPDRREAMAAALDEDPEVAVGVARVEPAEIDRPDTDMNTLTVRGQARAVRAALADRPAGIGEPVRVVADAGDTSEERFARRLREFVAAGEDGDRAEGGDPVPAVDVTAAHGADADDPLVGAASVVAKVTRDAAMATVDAAYPEYDDVGSGYPSDPATRSFIAAYVGDHGRLPDCARESWATCEDALAAAEQSGLDEF is encoded by the coding sequence GTGTACCTCGGCGTCGACGAAGCCGGCAAGGGACCCGCGCTCGGACCGATGGTCGCGGCCGCGGTGATCGCCGCCCCGTCGAGCCTCCCGGCCGACGTGGACGACTCCAAGCGAATCGCGCCGGACAGGCGCGAGGCGATGGCCGCGGCCCTCGACGAGGACCCCGAGGTCGCCGTCGGCGTCGCGCGCGTCGAGCCGGCGGAGATAGATCGTCCGGACACCGACATGAACACGCTCACCGTCCGCGGACAGGCGCGGGCGGTCCGGGCCGCGCTCGCCGACCGCCCCGCCGGGATCGGCGAGCCGGTCCGCGTCGTCGCGGACGCGGGCGACACCAGCGAGGAGCGGTTCGCGCGGCGGCTCCGCGAGTTCGTCGCGGCGGGCGAGGACGGAGACCGAGCGGAGGGGGGCGACCCTGTTCCCGCGGTCGACGTGACCGCCGCGCACGGCGCGGACGCGGACGACCCGCTCGTCGGTGCCGCGAGCGTCGTCGCCAAGGTGACCCGCGACGCCGCGATGGCGACCGTCGACGCCGCCTACCCCGAGTACGACGACGTCGGCAGCGGCTACCCGAGCGACCCGGCCACCCGGTCGTTCATCGCCGCCTACGTCGGCGACCACGGGCGGCTGCCGGACTGCGCGCGCGAGTCGTGGGCAACCTGTGAGGACGCGCTGGCGGCCGCCGAGCAGTCGGGGTTAGACGAGTTCTGA
- a CDS encoding TMEM165/GDT1 family protein: MTGYAEILVIAFAAQLAVLPGEKVQLMIAGLATKYDPKIVVAAAGTAFAGWTAVEIAFGQALQSALPPLALNVVTAVLFFVFAVLLYRSAPSRGAASGGTGEERTDGGLAAFDDLSLPGRLDRYSGSLGGFLPIFALTATGEFGDKTQLVTIGLAAQYGATSAIWAGEMLAIIPVSLANAYFFHKFAGRVDMRFAHLASALLFAFFGADTVLSIATGFSVWEAFVGAVGGLVAGLV, from the coding sequence ATGACCGGCTACGCCGAGATCCTCGTCATCGCGTTCGCCGCCCAGCTCGCCGTGTTGCCGGGCGAAAAGGTCCAGCTCATGATTGCGGGACTCGCGACGAAGTACGACCCGAAGATCGTCGTCGCGGCCGCCGGCACCGCGTTCGCCGGCTGGACCGCGGTCGAGATCGCGTTCGGGCAGGCGCTCCAGTCGGCGCTGCCGCCGCTCGCGCTCAACGTCGTGACCGCGGTGCTGTTCTTCGTCTTCGCGGTCCTGCTGTACCGCTCCGCCCCGTCGCGCGGGGCGGCGAGCGGCGGGACGGGCGAGGAGCGCACCGACGGCGGGCTGGCGGCGTTCGACGACCTCTCGCTGCCGGGGCGGCTCGACCGGTACTCGGGGTCGCTCGGCGGCTTCCTCCCGATCTTCGCGCTCACCGCGACCGGGGAGTTCGGCGACAAGACGCAGCTCGTCACCATCGGGCTGGCGGCCCAGTACGGGGCGACCTCCGCAATCTGGGCCGGCGAGATGCTCGCGATCATCCCCGTGAGCCTCGCGAACGCGTACTTCTTCCACAAGTTCGCCGGGCGCGTCGACATGCGGTTCGCGCACCTCGCTTCCGCGTTGCTCTTCGCCTTCTTCGGCGCGGACACCGTCCTGTCGATCGCGACCGGCTTCTCGGTGTGGGAGGCGTTCGTCGGGGCGGTCGGCGGCCTCGTCGCCGGACTGGTCTGA
- a CDS encoding metal-dependent transcriptional regulator: MPTDTVEDYLKAIYRIESRGGPPVSTSQIAESLEKTPATVTSMVETLADRGLLSREKYKGVELTPAGEVAALEVVRRHRLIESFLAEQLDYEPTEVHDEADALEHHVSEEFTRRVERLLDYPAADPHGDPIPPADLSTPEDSGTMLVAALEPGERGTVVRVSDRDPDVLEFLVDADITPGTTVEVAEITSFGLVTVRTDDGDEHGLPEAVADRVYVHRAAESTAAADGQEAGDA, encoded by the coding sequence ATGCCCACCGACACAGTCGAGGACTATCTCAAGGCGATCTACCGGATCGAGTCGCGGGGCGGTCCCCCCGTTTCCACATCGCAGATCGCGGAATCGCTGGAGAAGACCCCCGCGACCGTGACGAGCATGGTCGAGACGCTCGCCGACCGCGGGCTGCTCTCCCGCGAGAAGTACAAGGGGGTCGAACTCACGCCCGCCGGCGAGGTCGCCGCGCTGGAGGTCGTGCGCCGACACCGACTCATCGAGTCGTTCCTCGCCGAGCAGTTGGACTACGAGCCGACGGAGGTCCACGACGAGGCCGACGCGCTCGAACACCACGTCAGCGAGGAGTTCACCCGGCGGGTCGAACGCCTCCTCGATTACCCCGCCGCCGACCCTCACGGGGACCCGATCCCCCCGGCGGACCTGTCGACGCCGGAGGACTCCGGGACGATGCTCGTCGCGGCGCTGGAGCCGGGCGAGCGGGGGACGGTCGTCCGCGTGAGCGACCGCGACCCGGACGTGCTGGAGTTCCTCGTCGACGCCGACATCACGCCCGGAACGACCGTCGAGGTCGCCGAGATCACGTCGTTCGGACTGGTCACGGTCCGGACCGACGACGGGGACGAACACGGGCTGCCGGAGGCGGTCGCGGACCGCGTGTACGTCCACCGCGCCGCGGAGTCGACCGCGGCGGCCGACGGGCAGGAGGCGGGTGACGCATGA